Below is a genomic region from Variovorax sp. J2L1-78.
TGACCCATGGTCGTTGCTCCTGTCGGATTGAGGGAATCAGTTGGGCTTGCCTTGCAGCGCGCGTTCGACGAAGTGGAGCCGGTCCTGGCCCCAGAACAGTTCGCCGTCGATCGCGTACGTGGGCGCCCCGAACACCTGCGCGTCGATCGCCTCCTGCGTGAAGGCCTCGTAGCGCTCCTGCACGGCCTGGCTCTGCGACTGCTCGACCCGCTGGGACGGCAGGCCGCATTCGACGGCGATCGCCGACAGCACCTTCGGGTCCGCGATGTTGCGCTCCTGCACCCACACGGCGGCGAAGATCGCACCGCAGACCGGCATCGCCGCCTCGACGCCGTCGTGCATGTCGACCGCGATGATCAGTTTGGACGCATCGTCGCCCGACACCGGGAAGAAGCGCGGCTTGACGTTCATCGGCAGGCCCAGGTGCTGCGAGAAGCGCGCCATCTCGACCAGCCGGTAGGCCTGGCGCTGCGGCGCACGCTTGCCCAGCGGCAGGCCGCCGGACACCGGGAACACCGCGCCGAAGTCGACCGGCCGCACCCGCACGGTGGCACCGGCGGCCTTCGCGATGGCGGCAAAGCGGGCATGGCCGAGGTAGGTCCAGGGGCTCTGCGGGGTGAAGTAGTAGTCGACGGTACGAGGCATGGCTGTCTCCTGAAAGGCGGCGATGATGTAATCGTGCCGGGGCGCTTTTTTAACCCACGCACGGCTTTCGTGCAGGAGGCGGGAATTGAACCAGCAGGTACTTCTGATCACCGGCGGCGGCCGCGGCATCGGTGCCGCCACCGCGCTGCTCGCCGCGCAGCGCGGCTTCGCGGTGGCCGTCAACTATGCGAGCAACTCGCTGGCCGCCGACGAGGTGGTACGCACCATCCGGGCCGGTGGCGGCACCGCCATCGCGGTGCAGGCCGACGTGGGCGACGAGGCCCAGGTGCTGGCGATGTTCGAGAAGGTCGACGCCAAGCTCGGCCGGCTCACCGCGCTGGTCAACAACGCCGGCGTGGTCGACATGAAGGCGCGCGTCGACGAGATGAGCGTCGCGCGGCTGGAACGCATGTTCCGCATCAACGTGATCGGCAGCTTCGTCTGCGCGCGCGAAGCGGTGCGGCGCATGAGCACGAAGCACGGCGGCAGCGGCGGCGCCATCGTCAACGTCTCCAGCGCCGCGTCGCGGTTGGGCTCGCCGGACCAGTACGTCGACTATGCCGCGAGCAAGGGCGCCATCGACACCTTCACGCTCGGCCTGGCCAAGGAAGTGGCCGACGAAGGCATCCGCGTCAACGCGGTGCGCCCGGGCCTCATCGAGACCGACATCCACGCCTCCGGCGGCATGCCCGAGCGCGCCGCCATGCTCGCGCCCACCGTGCCCATGAAGCGCACCGGCACGCCCGAGGAAATCGCCGGCGCCATCGTCTGGCTGCTCTCGCCCGAGGCCAGCTACACGACGGCGGCCCTGCTCGACGTCACCGGGGGACGCTGATGGCCAGCCCCACGATGGACCTGATCAAGCCGCTGATCACGCTGCTGGCCATCGTGAACCCACTGGCGATCGTGCCCTTCTTCATCCACTACACGCAGGAATACAACGAGCGCCAGCGCCGCCGCACCGCCTGGATCTCGGCCTTCAGCGCCTTCGTGGTGATCGCGATCAGCGCGCTGCTCGGCCTGCAGCTGCTGGGCTTCTTCGGCATCTCGATCGCGAGCTTCCAGGTCGGCGGCGGCATGCTGCTGCTCATCAGCTCGCTCAACATGCTCAACGCGCAGCCGGCCGAGGCCAAGACCAACAAGGAAGAGATCCGCGCGACCGAGGTGAAAGCCTCGCTCGGCGCGTCGATCGCCGTGGTGCCGCTCACCATCCCGCTGCTGACCGGGCCGGCCACCATGTCGACCATGGTGATCTACGCCGAGAAGACGCGTCACCTCTGGGAGCTGGCCGTGCTGGTCGGCTACGGCGTGGTGATCGGGCTGGCGACCGGCATCGCCTTCTCGCTGGCCGAGCCGATCGCGCGCGTGCTCGGCAAGACCGGCATCAACGTGATGACACGGCTGATGGGCCTGATCCTCGCCGCGCTGGCGGTCGAGGTGATGGCCGACGGGTTGGGCAAGCTGTTCCCGATTTTGGGCCGCACCGCCGCATAGGTCCGCAGTACCAGGGATACCGCGGAACCGGCTTTGCCGGGCCGCCGGTATCGCCCCCTTGAGGGGGAGGCGCCGCAGGCGCTGCGGGGGTGGGGCGTTGTTTCAGGGCTGCTGGTCGACCCAGGCGACCAGTTCGGCGATCACCGCATCACTGGCCAGCGTCAGCGCCCGCACGCCCCCCGGCGCATCGGCACTCGGCGCCGGGCGCTGCACCATGAAACTGCGCTGCGCCACCACACTGTCGCCGCCGGGCGCGCTCTGCACGAGCGTGGCACGCAGCCGCACCAGGCCGGCGCTCTGCGTCGGCGATGCGAAGTAGTGGCTGAACTCGTCGAGCGACACGCGCAGCGTGCGCGGCACGCGGCCGGCCGTGCGCGCCATCGTCGCGCTCTCTTCGCGGCTGAGCACGGTGCGGCGCTCGGCCAGCGCATCGCGCAGGCGCTGGTAGAGCAGCTGATTGGGCGCCACGCTCCAGCGTGACTGCCCGTAGGGCCGCAACTCGTTGGCATCGGCATACGCCAGGCGATACAGGATCTGCGTGCCCTCCAGCCGCGTGCTGGCGTCGATCTCGGCCAGTGACAGCGTCGGGCGTGGCGCGGCATCGGCGGGCGTGGGGGCGCGGGCCGTCAACACCGGCCCGAAGTCGTAGAGCATCGCGCGCGACGGCCGGTCGGGCAGCGAGCCGCATCCGGCCAGAAGAGCGACGGTCGCGGCAAAGGCAGCGACGGGAAGAAAGCGTGTGGCGGGCATGGTCATCACCTCAAGGACGGGCTGCGGCGGGGGCGGAGAAGCCCGGCTCACCTGGGCCGGCGACGGCGCCGCCGTTGCCGAAGAGCAGCGACTGCGGGTTGTCGTTGATGCCGTCGGCCGCGCGCCCGAGGCGGCGCACGGCACCCGCCGTGTCGTCGGCCACACGGTTGATCCGCGGCAGCGTCGCCATGTTGAAGCTGTCCACCGCCTGCGACAGCGCCTTGGTGCCGTCGCCCAGCCGGTCGATCGGGCCGTCGGGCGCGTTGAGCCGGTTGGCGGTCGTGTTGAGGTTGTTGGCCACGCGCGAGATGTCGCCAGCCGCGGTCTTGACGCTGCCCATGGTGTCGCGCGTGCGGTCGATCAGCGGCGGCAGCGCGGTGAGGGCGGGGTTCAGGCCGGTCTTGACGGTGCTGTCGAGCTGCTTGGTCAACTGGTTGGCGCTGGCCGCGGCCTGCGCGATGTTCTCCAGCGCGTCGGCGATGCGCTTCTGGTTGGCTTCGCCCAGCACGACGTTGACCCGCTTGGTCACTTCCTCGACCTGGTTGAGGATGACTTCGCCGCGGTCCTGCAACTGCGCCAGCACCGAGGGCTTGAGCGGGATGCGCGGCGGGTTGGCCTCGTCGGGCGCCAGCGCCACCTGCGACTCGCCCTTGTCGTCGATCGCGATGAAGGCCAGGCCGGTGACGCCCTGGTAGCTCAGCGTGGCGAAGCTCGATTGCGTGAGCGGCACGCGTTCGTCCACGGTGATGCGCACCCGCACGTTGCCCTTGACCTTCGGGTCGAAATCGATGGCCGTGACCTTGCCCACCGCGATGCCGCGGTAGCGCACCATGGCCTGGGGCTGCAGGCCGCTCACTGCGTCGCGGGTCGAGAGTTCGTAGGTGTTGCGCACCGTGTCGTCGCGCGTGAGCCAGACCACCAGCGCGACGAGCACGGCGACCAGGCCGAGCACGAAGGCGCCGGCGGCGAGGGCATGGGCCTTGTTTTCCATGGGGTCTACCTTTCGGCCGGCGTGTCGCCGGCAGGGGTCTCGTGCAGGGCTTCCATGGCGCGTTTGCCGCGCCCGCCCAGAAAGTAGTCTTGGATGAAGGGATGCTCGTAGGCGATCACCTCGCGCGGCCGCCCCGAGACGATGACGCGCTGGTCGGCCAGCACCGCGATGCGCGTGGAGAGGTCGAACAGCGTGTCGAGGTCGTGCGTCACCATCACCACCGTCAGCCCCAGCTCGCGGTGCAGGCTGCGCAGCAGGTCGCAGAAGCTGTCGGAGGCCGCGGGGTCGAGGCCGGCGGTCGGCTCGTCGAGCAGCAGCAGCGGCGCGTCCATGATGAGTGCGCGCGCCAGCGCCACGCGCTTGATCATGCCGCCCGACAGATCCGACGGGCTGCGGTTCGCGTGCTCCGGCTTCAGGCCCACCATCTGCAGCTTGACCAGCGCCGCGTCCCGGATCAGGTCGTCGGGCAGCAGGCGCAACTCGCGCAGCGGGAAGGCGATGTTCTCGAGCACGCTGAAGGCCGAGAACAGCGCCCCGTGCTGGAACAGCATGCCGACCTTCGCCGCGTCGCGCGCGCCCAGCTGCCCTGGCCGCTGGCCCAGCACCGTCACCTCGCCGCGGCTCGGGTGCTCCAGCCCCAGGATCTGGCGCAGCAGCACCGTCTTGCCGGTGCCCGAACCGCCGACCAGCGACAGCACTTCGCCGCGGCGAATCGACAGGTCGAGGTCGCGGTGCACCACCTGGTCGCCCTCGGGCGAATGGAACACCGTCCACAGCTTGCGGATGTCGACCACCACCGGCGCGTCGGATGCGGGCGCGTCGATCATCGGAACCCCACGCCGCGGAACAGCACCGCGAACAGCGCGTCGACCAGGATCACCACGGTGATCGAGGTCACGACCGACGAGGTCGTGCCACGCCCGAGGCTCTCGGTGTTGGGTTGGACCTTCATGCCGAAGTAGCAGCCCACCAGCGCGATCAGGATGCCGAACACCGCCGACTTGCCGAGCAACAACCACAGGTTCGACAGCGGCACCGCGCGCGGCAGCGCCTGCATGAAGTACGCGGGCGACAGGTCCAGCGTGAGGTTGGCTGCGAACATGCCGCCGGCGAGCGCCGCCATCGAGGTCCACATGCTGATGAGCGGCATCGCGACCGCCAGCGCCAGCACCCGCGGCATCACCAGCCGGTAGCCGTGCGGAATGCCCATGACGCGCATCGCGTCGAGCTCCTCGGTTACCCGCATCACGCCGATCTGCGCAGTGATGGCCGAGCCCGAGCGGCCGGCGACCAGCACCGCGGCCAGCACCGGCCCGAGCTCGCGGATCAGCGACAGGCCCAGGATGTTGACGATGAACGCTTCCGCGCCAAAGTTGCGCAGCTGGTTCGACATGAGGTAGGCCAGCACCACGCCGATCAGCGCCCCGACCAGCGCGGTGATCGGCAGCGCCGTGGTGCCGAACTGGTAGAGCTGGCCCGACAGGTCGCGCCAGGGCGCGCGGTGCGGCGCGCGGATCAGCGTGCCGATGTCGAGCACGAGCTGGCCGATCATGCGCAGTACGTCGCGCCCCAGCAGCAGCGCGCGCGGGCCGTGGTGGGCAAAGTCTTTGAAGCGATCCGCCAGCGTGGGGCCGGCGTCGGGCGGCGCGGCGCAGGTGAACTGCGCCACGTGCTCGAGCACGGCCTTGTGCGGCGGGTCCATCTCGATGCGCTGCGGCCAGGCGCCACCCCAATGCCGCCACAGCACCTGGGCGCCGATGTGGTCGAGTTGTTCGATGGGGCGCAGGTCCCAGGCGTCATCGCCTTTGGGCAGCGCATGCAGGCTGTCGGCGAGGGCGGTCCAGTCCCGGCGCGACGAGAAGGCCAGGGCCGTCCATTGGCCTTGCGCCACCACCGCGCCCTCCCCGCCGCGCGCCACGCGGGGCGGTACACGCACCGGCTCGTCCGGCGCCGCGGCGAGCGTGGTGGGCGCAGTGTTCGGCGCGGAGGGTGGCATGGAGGCAGTCAGTTCCGGAAGGGCTCGTTGGTGACGGCGCGTCATCCTAACCGGAGGGTATGACGCGCGCGTCAATGTTCGGCGCCAAAACCCTCGGCCAGCGATACGCGCAGCCACGTGACGAAGGCCGCCACCGCGCGCGGCACATGGCTCGCGTAAGGGCGGATGGCATACAGCCGCTCGCCGAAGGCCCCGACCGGCGTCCATTGCGGCAGCACCTCGACCAGCTTGCCCGCACGCAGCGCCGCCTGCGCGCTGAAGTCCGGCAGCAGCGCGATGCCCAACCCCGCCAGAGCCGCGTCGCGCAGGGCCTCGCTGTTGTTGGCGGCGAGCGGGCCCGACACCGGCACCGTGACGCGCTGGCCGTCGCTCCCCGAACCGCCCGCTCGGCCGGCGCGGCGCTCCAGGTGCCAGGTCGGCGTGTCCTGCGCACGTGGGTAGTGCAGGCAGTCGTGCGCGGCCAGCGCGGCCGGCGAATCGGGCGTGCCGCGGCGGCGCAGGTAGCCGCGGCTGGCCGCCAGCACCGAGCGCGTCGGGCACAGCACCCAGGCGACGTGCGTGTCGGGGGGCGACGCCGTGTGGCGGATCGCGAGGTCGAAGCCCTCCATTGCCAGCGAACTGAGCCGGTCCGACAGGTCGAGCTCGATGCGCACCTCGGGGTAGGCGCGCAGGAAGTCCGCCAGCCGCGGCACCAGTTGCTGGCGCGCGAAGGCGACCGGCGCCGTCACCCGCACCCGTCCGCGCGGCACGCCGGCCAGGTCGCGCACGCCGGCGAAGCTGTGAGCGATCTGCTCGAAGTTGGGCCGCATCTCTTCGACCAGCCGCTGGCCCGCCTCGGTGAACCGCACGCTGCGCGTGGTGCG
It encodes:
- a CDS encoding 2-hydroxychromene-2-carboxylate isomerase translates to MPRTVDYYFTPQSPWTYLGHARFAAIAKAAGATVRVRPVDFGAVFPVSGGLPLGKRAPQRQAYRLVEMARFSQHLGLPMNVKPRFFPVSGDDASKLIIAVDMHDGVEAAMPVCGAIFAAVWVQERNIADPKVLSAIAVECGLPSQRVEQSQSQAVQERYEAFTQEAIDAQVFGAPTYAIDGELFWGQDRLHFVERALQGKPN
- a CDS encoding SDR family oxidoreductase; the encoded protein is MNQQVLLITGGGRGIGAATALLAAQRGFAVAVNYASNSLAADEVVRTIRAGGGTAIAVQADVGDEAQVLAMFEKVDAKLGRLTALVNNAGVVDMKARVDEMSVARLERMFRINVIGSFVCAREAVRRMSTKHGGSGGAIVNVSSAASRLGSPDQYVDYAASKGAIDTFTLGLAKEVADEGIRVNAVRPGLIETDIHASGGMPERAAMLAPTVPMKRTGTPEEIAGAIVWLLSPEASYTTAALLDVTGGR
- a CDS encoding MarC family protein, which gives rise to MDLIKPLITLLAIVNPLAIVPFFIHYTQEYNERQRRRTAWISAFSAFVVIAISALLGLQLLGFFGISIASFQVGGGMLLLISSLNMLNAQPAEAKTNKEEIRATEVKASLGASIAVVPLTIPLLTGPATMSTMVIYAEKTRHLWELAVLVGYGVVIGLATGIAFSLAEPIARVLGKTGINVMTRLMGLILAALAVEVMADGLGKLFPILGRTAA
- a CDS encoding ABC-type transport auxiliary lipoprotein family protein yields the protein MPATRFLPVAAFAATVALLAGCGSLPDRPSRAMLYDFGPVLTARAPTPADAAPRPTLSLAEIDASTRLEGTQILYRLAYADANELRPYGQSRWSVAPNQLLYQRLRDALAERRTVLSREESATMARTAGRVPRTLRVSLDEFSHYFASPTQSAGLVRLRATLVQSAPGGDSVVAQRSFMVQRPAPSADAPGGVRALTLASDAVIAELVAWVDQQP
- a CDS encoding MlaD family protein, whose product is MENKAHALAAGAFVLGLVAVLVALVVWLTRDDTVRNTYELSTRDAVSGLQPQAMVRYRGIAVGKVTAIDFDPKVKGNVRVRITVDERVPLTQSSFATLSYQGVTGLAFIAIDDKGESQVALAPDEANPPRIPLKPSVLAQLQDRGEVILNQVEEVTKRVNVVLGEANQKRIADALENIAQAAASANQLTKQLDSTVKTGLNPALTALPPLIDRTRDTMGSVKTAAGDISRVANNLNTTANRLNAPDGPIDRLGDGTKALSQAVDSFNMATLPRINRVADDTAGAVRRLGRAADGINDNPQSLLFGNGGAVAGPGEPGFSAPAAARP
- a CDS encoding ABC transporter ATP-binding protein, translating into MIDAPASDAPVVVDIRKLWTVFHSPEGDQVVHRDLDLSIRRGEVLSLVGGSGTGKTVLLRQILGLEHPSRGEVTVLGQRPGQLGARDAAKVGMLFQHGALFSAFSVLENIAFPLRELRLLPDDLIRDAALVKLQMVGLKPEHANRSPSDLSGGMIKRVALARALIMDAPLLLLDEPTAGLDPAASDSFCDLLRSLHRELGLTVVMVTHDLDTLFDLSTRIAVLADQRVIVSGRPREVIAYEHPFIQDYFLGGRGKRAMEALHETPAGDTPAER
- a CDS encoding MlaE family ABC transporter permease — encoded protein: MPPSAPNTAPTTLAAAPDEPVRVPPRVARGGEGAVVAQGQWTALAFSSRRDWTALADSLHALPKGDDAWDLRPIEQLDHIGAQVLWRHWGGAWPQRIEMDPPHKAVLEHVAQFTCAAPPDAGPTLADRFKDFAHHGPRALLLGRDVLRMIGQLVLDIGTLIRAPHRAPWRDLSGQLYQFGTTALPITALVGALIGVVLAYLMSNQLRNFGAEAFIVNILGLSLIRELGPVLAAVLVAGRSGSAITAQIGVMRVTEELDAMRVMGIPHGYRLVMPRVLALAVAMPLISMWTSMAALAGGMFAANLTLDLSPAYFMQALPRAVPLSNLWLLLGKSAVFGILIALVGCYFGMKVQPNTESLGRGTTSSVVTSITVVILVDALFAVLFRGVGFR
- a CDS encoding LysR family transcriptional regulator: MDSRKIEALWTHLHALTVLAQQCSYTAAAQRLGVSKAAMSQRIAELEQAAGVPLVQRTTRSVRFTEAGQRLVEEMRPNFEQIAHSFAGVRDLAGVPRGRVRVTAPVAFARQQLVPRLADFLRAYPEVRIELDLSDRLSSLAMEGFDLAIRHTASPPDTHVAWVLCPTRSVLAASRGYLRRRGTPDSPAALAAHDCLHYPRAQDTPTWHLERRAGRAGGSGSDGQRVTVPVSGPLAANNSEALRDAALAGLGIALLPDFSAQAALRAGKLVEVLPQWTPVGAFGERLYAIRPYASHVPRAVAAFVTWLRVSLAEGFGAEH